A genomic segment from Anopheles maculipalpis chromosome X, idAnoMacuDA_375_x, whole genome shotgun sequence encodes:
- the LOC126562957 gene encoding uncharacterized protein LOC126562957: MKHLLGGLGVLCIVLATLHAARIKIPAKSRNDDLFSEDEFTFPVEDKKDPTNFTGNVMKASIVMAEVRNQGKGKFKYAVETENGIEIEQIGKLKNDSKTFVVMGSYTYTGANGKRYRVRYTADEFGYHPITELDLEIPDLTQVQPTQRTISPLKFTTRSTTPRTTTTTTTTTTTTTTTTTPKPALQEDGYHYDRPDNSYLPPNNEYLPPQEPDIDYLPPKEDGPRRYEEPADQFLPPKFDLRLGANE; the protein is encoded by the exons ATGAAACAT CTTCTAGGAGGACTCGGTGTGCTGTGCATTGTGCTAGCAACACTTCACGCAGCCCGCATCAAGATACCGGCCAAAAGTCGCAACGATGATCTCTTCTCCGAGGATGAGTTTACGTTTCCGGTCGAGGATAAGAAGGATCCGACCAACTTCACCGGCAATGTTATGAAGGCATCGATCGTGATGGCGGAGGTGCGCAATCAGGGCAAGGGCAAGTTTAAGTATGC GGTAGAGACGGAAAACGGTATCGAGATTGAGCAGATTGGAAAGTTAAAGAATGATTCAAAGACGTTCGTTGTGATGGGCTCGTACACATACACCGGTGCTAATGGAAAGCGATACCGTGTGCGATACACTGCCGACGAGTTTGGTTATCATCCCATCACCGAGCTGGACCTGGAAATTCCCGA TCTAACACAAGTCCAACCAACGCAGCGAACGATCAGTCCGCTCAAGTTTACGACCCGTTCGACAACACCACGAACGACGACGACTACTacgacaaccaccaccactactaccaccaccaccaccccaaaACCGGCACTCCAGGAAGATGGTTACCATTACGATCGGCCCGATAACTCGTACCTGCCGCCAAACAATGAGTATCTCCCACCACAGGAACCGGACATTGATTATCTACCCCCGAAGGAGGATGGTCCGCGAAGGTACGAGGAACCGGCCGACCAGTTCCTACCACCAAAGTTCGATCTGCGTTTGGGCGCGAATGAGTAA
- the LOC126560403 gene encoding BTB/POZ domain-containing protein KCTD5: MATVNLNPNGCPVGGTNVVGSSNSIHSIQGKDQWVKLNVGGTCFLTTKTTLSRDPNSFLSRLIQEDSDLISDRDETGAYLIDRDPRYFAPVLNYLRHGKLVLDDGLSEEGVLEEAEFYNVTHLIGLLKDNIARREQRPAADKKRVYRVLQCQENELTQMVSTMSDGWRFEQLINIGTQYNYGTEENAEFLCVVSKECANTLIGREVESNDRAKVLQQKGSRM, encoded by the exons ATGGCAACGGTCAATCTGAACCCAAACGGGTGTCCGGTGGGTGGCACGAATGTGGTCGGCTCGAGCAACTCCATCCACTCGATACAGGGGAAAGATCAGTGGGTAAAGCTAAACGTTGGCGGCACCTGCTTTCTCACCACCAAAACGACCCTCTCCCGCGATCCAAACTCCTTCCTATCGCGGCTCATCCAAGAGGACAGCGACCTCATTTCCGATCGG GATGAAACGGGCGCATATCTGATTGACCGCGATCCACGGTACTTTGCACCGGTGCTGAACTACCTGCGCCACGGTAAGCTCGTGTTGGACGACGGCCTGTCTGAGGAGGGCGTCCTAGAGGAGGCCGAATTCTACAACGTGACGCATCTGATCGGTCTGCTGAAGGATAACATTGCACGGCGCGAGCAGCGACCGGCGGCGGATAAGAAGCGTGTCTACCGGGTGCTACAGTGCCAGGAGAACGAGCTAACGCAGATGGTATCGACCATGTCGGACGGGTGGCGGTTCGAGCAGCTAATCAATATCGGCACCCAGTACAACTACGGCACGGAGGAGAATGCCGAGTTTCTTTGCGTCGTGTCGAAGGAGTGCGCCAACACGCTGATTGGACGCGAGGTAGAATCGAACGATCGGGCCAAGGTGCTGCAGCAGAAGGGTTCGCGTATGTAA
- the LOC126556241 gene encoding translation initiation factor eIF-2B subunit epsilon-like — translation MSKATAVENKEIFQAIVIADSHNDNLQPFTSRKPLALLPIANVPLIEYTLESLSRNGVEEVIVFCCNHIEQVKRYVQERQTARCTWSIHMKVSIVSSESCRSIGEAIRDLEARNTIRGNVLLLGVDSVTNADLAALLDEHKRLVKLDRGAVMTVVYKEGLRRMRTGNEVMIAMEPRTRRLLYHQRLAAQEKERNFEVPLELFLGNRDVEVCHGLLDPQIAVCSQAALPLFADNFDFLSRDDFVRGVLINEEILNSRIYVAKLAREEYAMRVNNWQSYQLVSLDVINRWLYPMVPDTAISEFRQQYKHFRNNIYRHGNVRLNRSCELDGDLVVGEESDIREGTYLRQSVVGRGCQIGRNCRIVNSFLMEGAIVGDGTVLNHCIVGEGVKVGEGCTINPGTVLGDGVEIPDRLVVAGLLLQADEPPADEWGAPVQKIADRAYTIPVVDDEDSDSDEEDTKLGQPAMNQPIMIAPLPERYPPSLYEPSDDEADSNPASPVPEDENIFLSEVVESLKRGFSERTNAEYLILEINSSRYAYNMALCEVNYYVVKAILQIMLLQDGVATNTVGTLRRLLEYFGVVFRNYIRDREAMRNCLRAFEDMCSSSETVRAKLPQLVHYLYEEDLIGEEAIIEWYEALEDNALKTILSKLVQWLQESSEEEDEDEED, via the exons ATGAGCAAAGCAACGGCGGTCGAAAATAAGGAAATTTTTCAAGCGATCGTGATTGCCGATTCGCACAATGATAATTTGCAACCATTTACGAGCAGGAAACCATTG GCGCTGCTGCCGATAGCGAATGTGCCTCTGATCGAGTATACCCTCGAGTCGCTCAGCCGCAATGGAGTGGAGGAGGTGATAGTGTTCTGCTGCAACCATATCGAACAGGTAAAGCGCTACGTACAGGAGCGCCAGACTGCCCGGTGCACCTGGTCGATCCACATGAAGGTTTCGATCGTGAGCTCGGAATCGTGTCGCAGTATTGGTGAGGCGATACGTGATCTGGAGGCCCGGAACACGATCCGTGGCAATGTGTTGTTGCTCGGTGTGGACAGCGTCACGAATGCGGATCTTGCCGCCCTGCTCGACGAGCACAAGCGGCTGGTGAAGTTAGATCGCGGGGCAGTGATGACGGTGGTGTACAAGGAAGGTTTGCGAAGGATGCGTACCGGGAACGAGGTGATGATAGCGATGGAACCGAGAACACGCCGGCTACTCTACCACCAGCGACTAGCGGCACAGGAAAAGGAGCGTAATTTCGAGGTGCCGCTGGAACTGTTTCTTGGCAATCGCGATGTGGAGGTGTGTCACGGTTTGCTCGATCCGCAGATTGCCGTGTGCAGTCAGGCCGCGCTGCCACTGTTTGCGGACAACTTTGACTTTCTTTCGCGGGATGACTTCGTGCGCGGCGTACTGATCAACGAGGAAATTCTGAACAGCCGCATCTACGTGGCGAAGCTGGCAAGGGAAGAGTACGCGATGCGGGTTAACAACTGGCAGAGCTATCAGCTGGTTAGTTTGGATGTGATTAACCGTTGGCTGTATCCGATGGTGCCGGATACGGCGATTAGCGAGTTTCGCCAACAGTACAAACACTTCCGGAACAACATCTACCGCCATGGGAATGTACGATTGAACCGGTCGTGCGAGCTGGACGGTGATCTGGTGGTCGGCGAGGAGAGTGACATCCGCGAAGGTACGTATCTACGGCAATCGGTTGTGGGGCGCGGTTGTCAGATCGGACGGAACTGTCGGATCGTGAACAGTTTCCTGATGGAGGGAGCAATCGTTGGGGACGGTACCGTGCTTAATCACTGTATTGTGGGGGAGGGCGTAAAGGTAGGCGAAGGGTGTACCATCAACCCTGGTACGGTGCTGGGTGATGGTGTCGAGATACCGGACCGACTAGTCGTGGCTGGACTATTACTGCAAGCGGATGAACCACCGGCGGATGAATGGGGCGCACCAGTACAGAAGATAGCGGACCGGGCTTACACGATACCGGTGGTAGACGACGAAGACAGCGATTCTGACGAAGAGGACACAAAACTAGGACAGCCCGCAATGAACCAACCGATCATGATTGCACCACTTCCGGAGCGTTATCCGCCCTCCTTATACGAACCATCGGATGACGAGGCTGACAGCAACCCAGCATCCCCCGTACCTGAggatgaaaacattttcttatccGAGGTGGTAGAATCACTCAAGCGTGGATTCTCCGAACGTACCAATGCGGAGTATCTGATACTGGAAATTAACTCATCCCGGTACGCGTACAATATGGCGTTGTGTGAGGTGAACTATTACGTCGTGAAGGCAATACTGCAGATCATGCTACTGCAGGACGGTGTCGCAACGAACACGGTCGGTACGTTACGACGATTGCTCGAGTATTTCGGGGTTGTCTTTCGCAATTATATACGCGACCGGGAAGCAATGAGAAACTGTCTGAGAGCGTTCGAGGACATGTGCTCGTCGAGCGAGACGGTGCGCGCGAAACTGCCCCAACTGGTACACTATCTGTACGAGGAGGATCTGATCGGTGAGGAAGCCATTATCGAATGGTACGAAGCGTTGGAGGATAATGCGCTCAAAACGATACTTTCCAAGCTGGTACAATGGTTGCAAGAATCCagcgaggaggaggacgaggacGAGGAGGATTAA
- the LOC126568738 gene encoding exostosin-2, protein MTFPSKYSFIKPKALLLLPTPVKKQPTARYPYVAVGGIVVLLLVIIWLAGFHAGHETTVERLSLDLGDIPQVVLDKEAELARARNRNCSYWDCFNVYRCGQRAASTLDEDDADGERISIYVYPLKEYLDADSRRPAGQLTREFYRIVQTIVNSPYYTANPNEACLFVPTLDTLNQNRIDTTLVGKALASLPHWENGENHLIFNFLAGTKPDYSTVLDVNTDRAIIVGAGFDSWTFRTEFDVSVPVYSAALEHYRWPVPSPDRSVLLVAAQLNLFPRQFRILQELTYDYPNDMLLLQRCPSATAKVDEMLVDITGPTGDEPSHPPAGNIQDIRCNFPHGNEHEYPSVLTTGTFCLVARGVRLGQPILLEAMAAGCIPVVMADNYVLPFADLLDWELLAIRLHETNLHTIVPLLRAISPERIAEMQTQIRSVYQRYFATLERIVLTVLEQLNDRIFPHRSHTYLHWNVGPEARVTQNPLFLPLIAPKAQGFTAVILTYDRLESLYILIQKLATVPSLQKMLVVWNNQRKAPPHPSLFPKIGKPFKIIQTAANRLSNRFYPYEEIETEAILTIDDDIVMLTADELDFGYEVWREYPDRIVGFPSRTHVWDNSTGRWRYESEWTNQISMVLTGAAFHHKYWSYLYTHAMPGNIKEWVDEHMNCEDIAMNFLVSNITNKPPIKVAPRKKFKCPECTNNEMLSADLNHMTERSACINRFAEIYGTMPLRTVEFRADPVLFKDNFPEKLKRFNDIGSL, encoded by the exons ATGACCTTCCCGTCCAAGTACAGCTTCATCAAGCCGAAAGCGTTACTGTTGCTGCCCACACCGGTGAAGAAGCAACCAACTGCCAGATATCCGTACGTGGCGGTTGGTGGCATTGTGGTTCTGCTGCTGGTCATCATATGGCTTGCGGGTTTTCACGCCGGCCACGAAACGACCGTTGAGCGTTTGTCGCTCGATTTGGGCGACATACCACAGGTGGTGCTGGACAAGGAAGCGGAATTGGCACGTGCCCGCAACCGGAACTGCTCCTACTGGGACTGCTTCAATGTGTACCGGTGTGGACAGCGGGCGGCATCCACGCTCGACGAGGACGATGCGGACGGCGAACGGATATCGATCTACGTGTATCCGTTGAAGGAGTACCTGGACGCGGACAGTAGACGGCCAGCTGGGCAGCTAACGCGCGAATTCTATCGCATCGTGCAGACGATCGTTAACAGTCCGTACTATACGGCCAACCCAAACGAAGCGTGCCTGTTTGTGCCGACGCTGGACACACTGAACCAGAACCGGATCGATACGACACTGGTCGGGAAGGCACTGGCCTCACTGCCACA CTGGGAAAACGGCGAAAACCATCTGATATTCAACTTCCTTGCCGGTACAAAGCCCGACTACAGCACGGTGCTGGATGTAAACACAGACCGTGCCATTATCGTGGGTGCCGGATTCGATAGCTGGACGTTCCGTACCGAGTTTGACGTGTCCGTGCCGGTGTACAGTGCTGCGCTCGAGCATTACCGGTGGCCGGTACCGTCACCTGACCGTTCCGTACTGCTGGTTGCCGCCCAGCTGAATCTCTTTCCACGCCAATTCCGCATCCTGCAGGAGCTAACGTACGACTATCCGAACGatatgttgctgctgcaacgTTGCCCGTCCGCCACGGCAAAGGTGGACGAGATGCTGGTGGACATAACCGGACCAACCGGTGACGAACCGTCCCATCCGCCGGCCGGCAACATCCAGGACATCCGGTGTAACTTCCCGCACGGTAACGAACACGAGTATCCGTCCGTGCTGACAACCGGTACGTTCTGTCTGGTGGCACGTGGCGTACGGCTCGGTCAACCGATACTGCTCGAAGCGATGGCAGCCGGGTGCATACCGGTTGTGATGGCGGATAATTATGTGTTGCCGTTTGCCGATCTGCTCGATTGGGAGCTGCTCGCGATACGGTTGCACGAAACCAACCTGCACACGATCGTACCGCTACTGCGGGCCATTTCGCCCGAACGAATAGCCGAAATGCAAACGCAGATACGGTCGGTGTATCAACGCTACTTTGCAACGCTCGAACGGATCGTGCTGACCGTGCTGGAGCAACTGAACGATCGGATCTTCCCGCACCGTAGCCACACGTACCTGCACTGGAACGTTGGACCGGAGGCACGTGTCACACAGAATCCACTGTTCCTGCCGCTGATTGCACCGAAAGCGCAAGGTTTTACCGCCGTCATACTGACGTACGATCGGCTCGAAAGTCTTTACATACTCATCCAAAAACTCGCCACCGTACCTTCCCTCCAAAAGATGCTGGTCGTGTGGAACAATCAGCGAAAAGCGCCGCCTCATCCGTCACTGTTTCCCAAAATCGGTAAACCGTTCAAGATCATCCAAACGGCGGCGAATCGACTGTCGAACCGTTTTTACCCCTACGAGGAGATTGAAACCGAAGCAATCCTAACGATCGACGATGATATCGTGATGCTAACGGCGGATGAGCTTGACTTTGGATATGAGGTGTGGCGCGAATATCCGGACCGTATCGTTGGTTTTCCGAGCCGTACGCACGTGTGGGACAACAGTACCGGCCGTTGGCGGTACGAGTCCGAGTGGACGAATCAAATCTCGATGGTACTGACCGGGGCCGCCTTCCATCACAAGTACTGGAGCTATCTGTACACGCACGCGATGCCGGGCAACATCAAGGAATGGGTCGACGAGCACATGAACTGTGAGGACATTGCGATGAACTTTCTCGTTAGCAACATTACGAACAAACCGCCAATTAAGGTGGCACCGCGCAAAAAGTTCAAATGTCCCGAGTGTACGAACAACGAGATGCTGTCGGCCGACCTGAACCACATGACCGAACGGTCCGCGTGCATTAATAGGTTTGCGGAGATTTACGGCACGATGCCACTACGGACGGTTGAGTTTCGTGCCGATCCGGTACTGTTTAAGGATAATTTCCCGGAGAAGTTGAAGCGCTTCAACGACATTGGCAGTCTGTAA